A stretch of the Asticcacaulis sp. ZE23SCel15 genome encodes the following:
- a CDS encoding GntR family transcriptional regulator, producing MAIVVQTLSEQIFSLVRDRIISGKFPVDVAIRQDALAAELGVSKIPLREALARLEQDGLLLSQANRGFFVRPLNADEVDEVYALRLKIEPEAVGLASKMATDADRKAARDALDALDQAAITDKTQVGRLNRAFHMSLVRPLHKQVTIQIIERLNIISERYVGKHLEPAGRDDRAHNEHSTMLALWAAGKGDEVAAVMHDHIASTLEDLRKQFESEKAG from the coding sequence ATGGCCATTGTGGTTCAGACGCTCTCAGAGCAAATATTCTCCCTGGTGCGTGACCGCATCATCTCAGGTAAGTTCCCGGTTGATGTTGCCATCCGACAGGACGCCCTGGCGGCGGAACTGGGCGTCAGCAAGATCCCGTTGCGTGAAGCTCTGGCACGTCTGGAACAGGACGGTCTGTTGCTGTCTCAGGCCAATCGCGGCTTTTTTGTCCGCCCGCTGAATGCTGATGAGGTCGATGAAGTCTATGCCCTGCGCCTCAAGATCGAACCCGAAGCCGTAGGTCTGGCCTCAAAGATGGCCACGGATGCCGACCGCAAGGCGGCACGCGATGCCCTGGACGCTCTTGATCAGGCCGCGATCACTGATAAAACTCAGGTTGGCCGACTTAACCGCGCCTTCCACATGTCTTTGGTTCGCCCGTTGCATAAGCAAGTCACGATTCAGATTATCGAGCGCCTCAATATCATTTCCGAGCGTTATGTGGGCAAGCATCTAGAGCCTGCCGGACGCGACGACCGCGCCCACAATGAGCACAGCACTATGCTGGCGCTATGGGCAGCGGGTAAGGGTGATGAAGTCGCCGCCGTCATGCACGATCACATCGCCTCAACCCTTGAGGATCTGCGTAAGCAGTTCGAGTCTGAAAAGGCCGGGTGA
- a CDS encoding GntR family transcriptional regulator, giving the protein MGIHVQTVSEQVYSLLRNRLVSGTLSPHDAIRQEAIAAELGVSKIPVREALIRLQNEGLVVLEANRGFFVSPLSLEEAEDAYGLRLTMEPQAAAMAAMRATPEDRLAVTAALNGLQHAAESDRGDVGRCNRLFHLSLIQPVRKPVTINFIERLHLISERNVCEHLVAAGSEDRAHQEHLVMYDAWMSGKGDEVARLVYDHIHATFEELKAHY; this is encoded by the coding sequence ATGGGAATACATGTCCAGACCGTTTCCGAACAGGTCTATAGTCTTTTGCGCAACCGGCTGGTGTCGGGCACTTTGAGTCCGCATGACGCCATCCGTCAGGAGGCCATCGCGGCGGAACTGGGGGTCAGCAAGATCCCTGTGCGTGAAGCGCTGATCAGGCTCCAGAACGAGGGACTGGTGGTGCTGGAGGCCAATCGAGGCTTCTTTGTTTCGCCGCTGTCGCTCGAAGAAGCCGAAGACGCCTATGGCCTTCGCCTGACCATGGAGCCTCAAGCCGCCGCCATGGCCGCCATGCGCGCTACCCCCGAAGATCGGCTGGCGGTTACCGCAGCCCTCAACGGGCTGCAACACGCAGCCGAATCCGATCGGGGGGATGTCGGCCGCTGCAACCGCCTGTTCCACCTGTCACTGATCCAGCCGGTGCGTAAGCCCGTGACGATCAACTTTATCGAACGCCTGCACCTGATCTCGGAGCGCAATGTCTGCGAGCATCTGGTGGCGGCGGGCAGCGAAGACCGCGCCCATCAGGAACATCTGGTCATGTATGACGCCTGGATGTCCGGCAAGGGCGATGAGGTCGCAAGGCTGGTCTATGACCATATCCATGCGACGTTTGAGGAGCTTAAAGCGCACTACTGA
- a CDS encoding DUF5695 domain-containing protein — MTRIPAPHLTRRTSLISLAAAATAGPALAQSAPHAQGNSWNSPDAKTTVFETPDFLISLQDTSQTLVSLAPKGVAGGFDFAPSGKFTQRLADGCYRLGDLDLRVRSEGDTAWSDHSTAFKRAKVKALAAPKGALASADITATLGGVPLKVVRTWAVVGGKLVLRFTLTNPTAKTVEVGGLGIAMVFDNIITGRHLDEAHDVASFYDPYVGLNAGYLQVNRLNGQGPSLLVLPETDTAKFELYKPILNEVDADKKLKIYNDAERRNMTFEGFYSWMTNAKGFADTEWKGIEQWNTPTSLFIKPGTSTTVAVKFVLSPTIREIEPTLIKHNRPVAVGLPGYVVPTDLPADLFLHAPKPVKALAVHPAGALEVSSASTVKGGWVKYSITGKVLGRARLDVTYADNTVQTVHYKVTKPQAEAVADMGHFLTTKQWYENPNDPFKRSPSIMIYDRDKNEIVLQDNRIWISGLSDEGGAGAWLAAIMKQLDNPKKEEVAKFERFANTTLWGQIQTPDGPDKYGVRKSVMFYDPDTMPAGTYDPSINWKVWSAWDRKGAGDLGRSYNYPHPAAAWWTLYRLGRYHDGMTAGETWQTYLIRAAETTKAMMTKAPYYTQFGQMEGDVFLYILLDLKRENMTELAAEVEALMKKRVEIWQKLKYPFGSEMPWDSTGQAEVYMWMRYFGHQDKADVTREVIMAYDPAIPHWGYNGSARRFWDFLYAGKQSRIERQLHHYGSSLNAVPLFDAFRETPDDLYMLRVAYGGLMGSLTNIDNEGFASAAFHSFPDAMKWDAINGDYGMSFFGHAVTTASYLVNHPTFGWTGFGGVVTQSGSVVTIAPKDSGRRRVFIAPAGLWITLDAGKIASVAFDTATGKVSVTFEAADQYTPKAYVNLEATVKGAKSYTAKASKELGAYAVKLGTGATTIELLPA, encoded by the coding sequence ATGACCCGCATCCCCGCCCCGCATTTAACGAGACGGACGAGCCTGATTTCATTAGCGGCCGCCGCGACGGCTGGCCCAGCGCTGGCCCAAAGCGCGCCCCATGCCCAAGGAAATTCATGGAACAGCCCGGATGCGAAGACCACGGTGTTTGAAACACCTGATTTTCTGATTTCATTACAAGATACCTCTCAGACCCTCGTGTCGCTGGCGCCCAAGGGTGTCGCCGGTGGGTTTGATTTCGCCCCATCGGGCAAGTTTACGCAAAGATTGGCCGACGGCTGCTACCGTTTGGGCGATTTGGATCTGCGCGTGCGCTCTGAAGGCGATACGGCGTGGAGCGATCATTCGACCGCCTTTAAACGTGCCAAGGTCAAGGCGTTAGCCGCCCCGAAAGGCGCTCTGGCCTCCGCCGATATCACGGCAACCCTTGGTGGCGTGCCGCTTAAGGTGGTGCGCACCTGGGCCGTGGTCGGCGGTAAGCTGGTTTTACGTTTCACCCTGACCAATCCGACCGCCAAAACCGTTGAGGTCGGTGGCTTAGGGATTGCGATGGTGTTCGACAACATCATCACGGGCCGTCATCTGGATGAAGCCCATGATGTGGCATCGTTCTATGACCCTTATGTGGGTCTGAACGCGGGCTATTTGCAGGTCAACCGCCTGAACGGGCAGGGGCCGTCGCTGCTGGTGCTGCCGGAGACCGATACGGCCAAGTTTGAGCTTTATAAGCCGATCCTCAATGAGGTTGATGCGGACAAAAAGCTCAAAATCTATAACGACGCTGAACGCCGCAACATGACGTTCGAAGGCTTCTATAGCTGGATGACCAACGCCAAGGGCTTTGCCGACACTGAATGGAAGGGGATCGAGCAATGGAACACGCCGACCTCGCTGTTTATCAAGCCCGGTACCTCGACCACGGTTGCTGTAAAGTTCGTGCTGTCGCCGACCATTCGTGAGATCGAGCCGACCCTGATCAAGCACAACCGTCCGGTGGCCGTGGGCCTGCCGGGCTATGTCGTGCCGACTGATCTGCCCGCCGACCTGTTCCTCCATGCCCCGAAGCCCGTCAAGGCTTTAGCCGTCCATCCAGCGGGAGCGCTTGAGGTCTCATCAGCCAGCACCGTCAAGGGCGGCTGGGTCAAATATAGCATCACCGGTAAGGTTCTGGGCCGTGCGCGCTTGGATGTGACCTATGCGGACAATACGGTTCAAACCGTCCACTACAAGGTCACGAAACCGCAAGCCGAAGCCGTGGCCGATATGGGCCACTTCCTAACCACCAAGCAGTGGTACGAAAACCCCAACGATCCGTTCAAGCGTTCGCCGTCGATCATGATCTATGACCGCGATAAGAACGAGATCGTGCTGCAGGACAACCGCATCTGGATTTCCGGCCTGTCGGACGAAGGCGGCGCTGGCGCGTGGCTGGCGGCGATCATGAAGCAGCTTGATAACCCCAAGAAGGAAGAGGTCGCCAAGTTTGAGCGCTTCGCCAACACGACTTTGTGGGGCCAGATTCAGACACCTGACGGCCCTGATAAGTACGGCGTGCGCAAGTCGGTCATGTTCTATGATCCCGACACCATGCCCGCGGGCACCTATGATCCGTCGATCAACTGGAAAGTCTGGTCGGCATGGGATCGCAAGGGGGCCGGGGATCTTGGCCGATCCTACAACTATCCGCACCCGGCAGCCGCCTGGTGGACGCTCTATCGCCTCGGTCGCTACCATGACGGCATGACGGCGGGTGAGACCTGGCAGACCTACCTGATCCGCGCGGCCGAAACCACCAAGGCCATGATGACCAAGGCGCCGTACTACACCCAGTTCGGTCAGATGGAAGGTGATGTCTTCCTCTATATCCTGCTGGACTTGAAGCGCGAGAACATGACGGAACTGGCCGCCGAGGTCGAAGCGCTGATGAAAAAACGCGTAGAAATCTGGCAAAAGCTCAAATATCCGTTCGGCTCGGAAATGCCGTGGGATTCGACCGGTCAGGCCGAAGTCTATATGTGGATGCGCTATTTCGGCCATCAGGATAAGGCCGATGTCACCCGCGAAGTGATCATGGCCTATGATCCGGCTATTCCGCATTGGGGCTATAATGGCTCGGCGCGGCGGTTCTGGGACTTCCTCTATGCCGGTAAGCAATCGCGCATTGAGCGTCAGCTTCACCACTATGGCTCATCGCTCAATGCCGTGCCGCTGTTTGATGCCTTCCGTGAGACACCGGATGATCTCTATATGTTGCGGGTCGCTTACGGCGGCCTGATGGGCTCACTGACCAATATCGACAACGAAGGCTTTGCCTCGGCAGCGTTCCACTCGTTCCCGGACGCCATGAAGTGGGATGCCATCAACGGCGACTATGGTATGTCGTTCTTTGGCCATGCCGTGACGACGGCCTCTTACCTCGTCAACCATCCGACTTTTGGCTGGACCGGCTTTGGTGGTGTGGTCACGCAGTCGGGCTCGGTGGTGACGATTGCCCCGAAAGACAGCGGCCGCAGACGCGTGTTCATCGCCCCCGCCGGTCTGTGGATCACGCTCGATGCCGGTAAGATCGCGTCGGTCGCCTTTGACACCGCCACGGGCAAGGTCAGCGTCACGTTTGAAGCCGCCGATCAATATACGCCCAAGGCCTATGTCAACCTTGAGGCTACGGTCAAGGGTGCCAAGTCCTACACGGCCAAGGCATCCAAGGAGCTTGGGGCCTATGCGGTCAAGCTGGGAACTGGAGCAACCACGATTGAGTTGCTCCCCGCGTAA
- a CDS encoding FAD-binding oxidoreductase — MKAIVVGGGVVGLNIALALQNKNISVILLEAEPVRKAASYGNAGHIAIEQVEPLASMAMVKSAFKRWFALGGALSFPAAGFGEWLPFSFRLLKASVPAQFAKGKTALSALIAEAMPAWKRRVADIGATDLLHEDGHFVIWETPESAAKGLADWKATDTGTARFHEATDDEMAQLKAITKAPIAGAIRFENTGQVSDTARLLKTLEAVFVERGGVIYYKSVAALNVEGGQAFVKLKGGEILTADRVIISAGVGSKTLLEPLGHRVPIIAERGYHIQTAQHGWPTGLPPVVFEDRSMIVTGFESGLRAASFVELNRPDAPADVRKWQRLRGHVKALGLPFEGEGAEWIGSRPTLPDYLPAIGKSDKADNLYYAFGHQHLGLTLGPVTGEIVADMVMTGHAPKAFDLKRFA, encoded by the coding sequence ATGAAGGCGATTGTGGTCGGCGGTGGCGTGGTGGGTTTGAACATCGCTCTGGCGCTCCAGAACAAGAATATTAGCGTTATCCTGCTGGAAGCTGAGCCGGTGCGCAAGGCCGCATCCTATGGCAATGCCGGGCATATTGCGATTGAGCAGGTTGAACCTCTGGCGTCGATGGCCATGGTCAAATCGGCGTTTAAGCGCTGGTTCGCGCTCGGCGGGGCATTATCGTTTCCGGCCGCAGGTTTTGGGGAGTGGCTGCCGTTTTCGTTTCGGCTGCTTAAGGCATCAGTTCCGGCGCAGTTCGCCAAGGGCAAAACCGCCCTGTCGGCTTTGATCGCGGAGGCCATGCCGGCCTGGAAGCGCAGGGTGGCGGACATAGGGGCTACTGACCTGCTGCACGAAGACGGACACTTTGTTATATGGGAGACGCCGGAAAGTGCGGCCAAGGGGCTGGCGGACTGGAAGGCCACCGACACCGGCACGGCGCGCTTTCATGAGGCAACCGATGATGAAATGGCGCAGTTGAAGGCCATTACTAAAGCGCCGATCGCAGGCGCTATCCGGTTTGAAAATACCGGGCAGGTCAGCGACACCGCCCGTCTTCTGAAAACGCTGGAAGCGGTCTTTGTCGAACGGGGCGGGGTGATCTACTATAAGTCCGTGGCCGCTCTTAACGTCGAAGGCGGGCAGGCTTTCGTAAAACTTAAAGGCGGAGAGATACTGACCGCAGATCGCGTGATCATTAGTGCGGGCGTGGGGTCAAAGACCCTGCTGGAGCCTTTGGGACACCGCGTCCCAATCATTGCCGAGCGCGGTTATCACATTCAGACGGCGCAGCATGGCTGGCCCACAGGCTTGCCGCCGGTGGTGTTTGAAGACCGCTCCATGATCGTGACGGGCTTTGAAAGCGGGCTGCGCGCGGCCAGTTTTGTGGAGCTTAACCGGCCGGATGCGCCCGCCGATGTGCGCAAATGGCAACGGCTGCGTGGCCATGTCAAGGCGCTGGGTCTGCCATTTGAGGGCGAGGGCGCGGAATGGATCGGATCGCGACCGACCCTGCCGGATTATTTGCCCGCCATCGGTAAAAGCGATAAGGCTGACAATCTTTATTATGCGTTCGGCCATCAGCATCTGGGCCTGACGCTGGGGCCGGTGACCGGTGAGATCGTGGCCGATATGGTTATGACCGGACATGCGCCCAAGGCCTTTGATTTAAAACGATTTGCGTAA
- a CDS encoding 4-hydroxyproline epimerase, with translation MRHTFFCIDGHTAGNPVRLVAGGAPLLTGSNMSERRQDFLNRFDWIRTGLCYEPRGHDMMSGGFLYPPTREDTDAGILFIETSGCLPMCGHGTIGMVTFALENGLITPRTPGKLKLEVPAGIINIDYKTEGSKVTAVKITNVPAYLAKTGIEIDVPDFGHLTLDVSYGGNYYAIIEPTTDGPYTGLDDLGAAQIIELSRTIRTLVREVYEPVHPLDSTIRGVSHVLWADKPKNAEGEPNPAHGRNAVFYGERAIDRSPCGTGTSARLAHLHAKGKLKIGEPFIHQSYITSRFTGVVTEEVDLNGVAAIIPSIEGSAMSTGFNTIWIDREDPFWQGFQVV, from the coding sequence ATGCGTCATACCTTCTTCTGCATCGATGGTCATACCGCCGGTAATCCGGTACGTCTTGTGGCGGGTGGCGCGCCGCTGCTTACGGGCAGCAACATGTCCGAGCGTCGTCAGGATTTCCTGAACCGCTTTGACTGGATCAGAACCGGCCTGTGCTATGAACCGCGCGGTCATGACATGATGTCGGGCGGGTTCCTTTATCCGCCGACCCGCGAAGACACTGACGCCGGTATCCTGTTTATCGAAACCTCCGGCTGCCTGCCCATGTGCGGCCACGGCACCATCGGCATGGTGACCTTTGCGCTGGAAAACGGCCTGATTACTCCGCGCACACCGGGGAAGCTGAAGCTCGAAGTCCCGGCTGGCATCATAAATATCGATTATAAGACCGAAGGATCTAAGGTCACGGCGGTCAAGATCACCAATGTCCCGGCCTATCTGGCCAAGACCGGCATTGAGATTGATGTACCAGATTTCGGTCACCTGACGCTGGATGTGTCCTACGGCGGCAATTATTACGCCATCATTGAGCCCACCACCGACGGCCCCTATACCGGCCTTGATGATCTGGGGGCGGCGCAAATCATCGAGTTGTCACGCACGATCCGCACTCTGGTCCGCGAGGTCTATGAGCCGGTTCACCCGCTTGATTCGACCATCCGCGGCGTCAGCCATGTCCTGTGGGCCGACAAGCCAAAGAACGCCGAAGGTGAACCCAACCCGGCCCACGGCCGCAATGCGGTATTCTATGGTGAGCGTGCCATCGATCGCTCGCCCTGCGGCACAGGCACATCGGCCCGACTGGCGCACCTGCACGCCAAGGGCAAGCTGAAAATCGGAGAACCCTTTATACATCAAAGCTATATCACCAGCCGCTTTACCGGTGTGGTGACCGAAGAGGTCGATCTGAACGGTGTAGCAGCCATCATTCCGTCCATCGAAGGCTCGGCCATGTCTACCGGCTTCAACACCATCTGGATTGACCGCGAAGACCCGTTCTGGCAAGGCTTTCAGGTCGTTTGA
- a CDS encoding amino acid permease, with product MGLFGPLKPLHRAEEDGKSLAKTLSWPHLMALGIGGIIGTGIYTLTGVGAGLAGPGVILSFALCGLVCACAALCYTEMSTMIPAAGSAYTYTYSAIGEIAGWVVGWALILEYSLACSSVAVGWSAHLVGFLNETIGLQLPAALMNAPHAGGLVNLPAVLVSLAVMGLLLVGARESATINIFLVIIKIVALGAFIVLGLPAIQAGNYDPFAPFGFIGQQMGGEKVGIMAAAAIVFFAFFGFDAVSTSAEEAKNPGRDLTVGILGSMGVSTLIYMLVAAVAVGVVPFAEIASSAEPLPHILREIGYNTVAAFVGGAAIVALPSVILVMMYGQSRIFFVMARDGLLPPAVAKVNKKGSPALITLITGVFVAIFAGFVPLKEIAALSNAGTLIAFIAVALSMIILRKKMPDVTRTFKVPAHLLVGGAAILGCGFIFYSLPVQSQLFTFVWMIAGLIVYFSYGRWNSRLRKGT from the coding sequence ATGGGATTATTCGGGCCGTTAAAGCCTCTGCATAGGGCAGAAGAAGACGGAAAGTCGCTGGCTAAGACGCTAAGCTGGCCACACCTTATGGCGCTTGGGATCGGTGGCATCATCGGTACCGGCATTTATACGCTCACCGGCGTGGGCGCAGGGCTTGCCGGGCCGGGCGTGATTTTGTCGTTTGCGTTATGCGGGCTTGTCTGTGCCTGTGCGGCTTTGTGCTACACAGAAATGTCGACCATGATCCCGGCGGCGGGTTCAGCCTATACCTACACCTATTCGGCCATCGGTGAGATCGCGGGCTGGGTCGTCGGCTGGGCGCTGATCCTTGAGTATTCGCTAGCCTGTTCCAGTGTGGCGGTCGGCTGGTCGGCGCACCTTGTCGGGTTCCTGAATGAAACCATAGGCTTGCAGTTACCGGCGGCGCTGATGAACGCACCGCACGCGGGCGGTCTGGTCAATCTGCCGGCAGTGCTGGTGTCGCTGGCGGTTATGGGACTGCTGCTGGTCGGGGCGCGCGAAAGTGCCACCATCAATATCTTCCTGGTCATCATCAAGATCGTCGCTCTGGGTGCGTTTATCGTGCTGGGTCTGCCCGCCATTCAGGCCGGAAACTATGATCCGTTCGCCCCCTTTGGCTTTATCGGCCAGCAGATGGGTGGCGAAAAAGTCGGCATCATGGCGGCTGCGGCCATTGTGTTCTTTGCTTTCTTTGGCTTTGACGCGGTCTCAACCTCGGCCGAAGAAGCCAAGAACCCCGGTCGTGACCTGACGGTCGGTATTTTGGGGTCGATGGGTGTCTCGACCCTGATCTACATGCTGGTCGCCGCCGTGGCTGTGGGGGTTGTTCCCTTCGCCGAAATCGCCAGCAGTGCCGAACCTTTGCCGCATATCCTGCGTGAGATCGGCTATAATACCGTGGCTGCGTTCGTGGGTGGGGCCGCGATTGTCGCCTTGCCATCGGTCATTCTGGTCATGATGTACGGCCAAAGCCGTATCTTCTTCGTTATGGCCCGCGATGGTCTGCTGCCGCCTGCCGTGGCTAAGGTCAACAAAAAGGGTTCACCCGCCCTGATTACCCTGATCACCGGCGTGTTTGTGGCGATCTTTGCGGGCTTTGTGCCGCTGAAAGAAATCGCCGCCCTGTCGAATGCCGGGACCCTGATTGCGTTTATCGCGGTGGCGTTGTCGATGATCATCCTGCGCAAGAAAATGCCGGACGTTACGCGCACATTCAAAGTCCCCGCCCATTTGCTGGTCGGTGGTGCGGCGATATTGGGTTGCGGGTTCATCTTCTACAGCCTGCCGGTTCAGAGCCAGTTGTTTACCTTCGTATGGATGATTGCCGGACTGATCGTCTATTTCTCCTATGGTCGTTGGAATAGCCGTCTGCGTAAAGGCACGTAA
- a CDS encoding glycoside hydrolase family 97 protein codes for MSAETYTAASPDGQVVVTLDKSGADLPTWRVAYKGQPVIAPSATGLRTDVAGFGLKGFKLPVVTTRTVNETYEIVLGKAKSAPDHFNETTLTFEEVEGGRKMAIVVRAYDNGAAVRYVLPNQPGFESFGILGEKTEFAFPKDYDCWGLNLGKFHNAHEGEFDAVKASLIRDHYLLDSPLVCKTGIGETAFALAESDVKHYPAAFYNRKGDNGLGVAVKLPPRLDSDSLKPYVAKITQTETEFKTPWRVVMIGDSARALVESNLIATLGESSKIADTNWIKGGKSAWDWWNGFNAPVKNPGINTETYLAYIDFAKEMGLDYMLIDEGWSVGSSTRPKPGSDVTKAIPALDMPAILKYAKDRNVRIMLWLQWQQLDWQMDEALATYEKWGIAGIKIDFMDRSDQDMVDYYHKVLSKAAKHKLLVDLHGAYAPNGLVRTYPNYITQEGVLGAEYNKWTTRITATHNVTLPYTRMILGPIDYTPGGFAHRTPETFEIQIDRPMTMTTRGQAVAMYVVYDSPLTMLSDAPQAYKKANGEWEDGVDFIKSVPVTWDETRVLQGDIGQFIVTARRKGDVWYIGAMTNEQGRTITLPLSFLKGGSYDARLWQDGATVSSLITTSQKTTASDSLTLTLAPSGGAVAVIAPAGKVKKTK; via the coding sequence GTGTCTGCCGAAACCTACACCGCCGCTTCGCCGGACGGGCAGGTGGTGGTGACGCTCGATAAATCGGGGGCTGACCTGCCGACATGGCGTGTCGCTTACAAAGGCCAGCCGGTGATAGCACCTTCGGCCACGGGCTTGCGCACCGATGTGGCGGGCTTTGGTCTTAAGGGCTTCAAGCTGCCGGTCGTGACCACGCGCACGGTCAATGAGACCTATGAGATCGTGCTGGGTAAGGCCAAATCCGCCCCTGACCATTTCAACGAAACCACCCTGACCTTTGAAGAGGTGGAGGGCGGGCGTAAGATGGCCATCGTCGTGCGCGCCTATGATAACGGGGCGGCGGTGCGCTATGTCCTGCCCAACCAGCCGGGCTTTGAAAGTTTTGGGATCTTGGGCGAAAAGACCGAGTTCGCCTTCCCCAAGGATTACGACTGCTGGGGGCTGAACCTCGGCAAGTTCCACAACGCCCACGAGGGCGAATTCGATGCGGTCAAGGCGTCGCTGATCCGCGACCATTACCTGCTCGATTCGCCGCTGGTGTGTAAAACAGGGATTGGTGAGACGGCGTTTGCGTTGGCTGAATCCGATGTGAAGCACTATCCGGCGGCCTTTTATAACCGCAAAGGCGACAATGGCTTAGGTGTGGCGGTCAAGCTGCCGCCGCGTCTGGACAGCGATTCCCTCAAGCCCTATGTCGCTAAGATTACCCAGACCGAGACTGAGTTCAAAACCCCGTGGCGGGTGGTCATGATCGGCGACAGCGCGCGCGCGTTGGTAGAATCCAACCTGATCGCGACACTGGGGGAATCGTCAAAGATCGCTGACACGAATTGGATCAAAGGCGGCAAGAGCGCCTGGGACTGGTGGAACGGCTTTAATGCGCCGGTCAAAAACCCCGGCATCAATACGGAAACCTATCTGGCCTATATCGATTTCGCCAAAGAGATGGGGCTGGACTACATGTTGATCGACGAAGGCTGGTCGGTCGGATCGTCAACGCGGCCCAAGCCCGGATCGGACGTCACCAAGGCGATCCCCGCGCTCGATATGCCCGCGATCCTGAAATATGCCAAAGACCGTAACGTCAGGATCATGCTTTGGCTGCAATGGCAGCAACTGGACTGGCAGATGGATGAAGCTTTGGCGACCTATGAAAAATGGGGCATTGCCGGCATCAAGATCGACTTTATGGACCGCTCCGATCAGGACATGGTCGATTATTATCATAAGGTGCTGTCGAAAGCTGCCAAGCATAAGCTGCTGGTCGATCTGCACGGTGCCTATGCGCCGAACGGGCTGGTGCGGACCTATCCGAACTACATCACGCAGGAAGGCGTGCTGGGGGCGGAATATAACAAGTGGACGACGCGCATCACCGCCACCCACAACGTCACCTTGCCCTATACCCGCATGATTCTGGGCCCGATCGACTATACGCCGGGCGGGTTCGCGCACCGCACGCCGGAGACGTTTGAGATCCAGATTGATCGCCCGATGACCATGACCACCCGTGGTCAGGCCGTGGCTATGTATGTGGTTTACGACAGTCCGTTGACCATGCTGTCCGATGCGCCACAAGCCTATAAGAAAGCGAATGGTGAGTGGGAAGACGGCGTTGATTTTATCAAATCCGTGCCGGTGACATGGGATGAAACCCGCGTCCTGCAAGGCGATATCGGTCAGTTCATCGTCACCGCCCGCCGTAAGGGTGATGTCTGGTACATCGGTGCCATGACCAATGAGCAGGGCCGCACCATCACCCTGCCGCTGTCGTTCTTAAAGGGCGGCTCTTACGATGCCCGTCTGTGGCAGGACGGGGCTACGGTTTCGAGCCTTATCACCACGTCGCAAAAAACCACCGCATCGGACAGCCTGACCCTGACGCTGGCGCCCTCCGGTGGGGCGGTGGCTGTCATCGCACCTGCCGGAAAGGTGAAAAAAACCAAGTGA
- a CDS encoding dihydrodipicolinate synthase family protein, with amino-acid sequence MKIDWQGVFPAVTTQFNEDLSIDYADSQRVVDDLINDGVTGIIALGTCGENNSLEPDEKRKLLTAIVEVVAGRVPVVVGTSELTTPRAVSFAKDAEKIGATGLMLLPAMVYVPKTAELVEHFTQVANATSLPIMLYNNPTAYRVNIGNDALEALRPVKNIVAIKESAADTRRFTDVYNAFGDRYSIFAGLDDVAYEGLLLGAQGWVSGLTSAFPAESVLLVKALKAGDLKTALEIYRWFLPLLHLDADHDLVQSIKLAEQIMGRGSERVRMPRLPLTGARRAEVTKMVEEAAASRPSLSINKAA; translated from the coding sequence ATGAAAATCGATTGGCAGGGTGTGTTTCCGGCCGTTACCACGCAATTTAACGAAGATCTTTCAATCGATTATGCTGACAGTCAGCGCGTCGTCGATGACCTGATCAATGACGGTGTCACCGGTATCATCGCGCTCGGCACCTGCGGCGAAAACAATTCTCTTGAGCCGGACGAAAAGCGTAAACTCCTGACCGCTATCGTCGAAGTCGTCGCCGGTCGCGTGCCGGTTGTTGTCGGCACCTCTGAACTGACTACCCCGCGCGCTGTATCATTTGCCAAGGACGCCGAAAAGATCGGCGCCACCGGCCTGATGCTGCTGCCCGCCATGGTCTATGTGCCTAAGACCGCTGAACTGGTTGAGCACTTCACGCAGGTGGCCAATGCGACCTCGCTGCCGATCATGCTTTATAACAACCCGACCGCCTACCGCGTAAACATCGGCAACGATGCGCTGGAAGCCCTGCGCCCGGTTAAGAACATTGTCGCCATCAAGGAATCGGCTGCCGATACCCGCCGCTTCACCGACGTTTACAACGCCTTTGGTGACCGTTATTCGATCTTTGCCGGTCTGGATGATGTGGCCTATGAAGGCCTGCTGCTGGGTGCCCAGGGCTGGGTTTCCGGCCTGACTTCGGCCTTCCCGGCCGAATCGGTTCTGCTGGTTAAGGCGCTTAAGGCCGGTGACCTGAAGACCGCACTTGAAATCTACCGCTGGTTCCTGCCGCTGCTGCACCTTGATGCTGATCATGACCTCGTTCAGTCGATCAAGCTGGCTGAGCAGATCATGGGCCGCGGGTCTGAGCGCGTGCGTATGCCGCGCCTGCCGCTGACGGGTGCGCGCCGCGCCGAAGTCACCAAGATGGTTGAAGAGGCCGCAGCTTCGCGTCCTTCGCTGTCGATCAACAAAGCCGCTTAG